In Pseudomonas asiatica, the following are encoded in one genomic region:
- the mlaE gene encoding lipid asymmetry maintenance ABC transporter permease subunit MlaE: MRRKSLLERVRLLGRSAIDVLAVLGRSCLFLFHALIGRGGIGGGFQLLTKQLYSVGVLSLAIIVVSGVFIGMVLALQGFSILTKYGSEQAVGQMVALTLLRELGPVVTALLFAGRAGSALTAEIGNMKSTEQLSSLEMIGVDPLKYIVAPRLWAGFISLPLLALIFSVVGIWGGSWVAVDWLGVYEGSFWANMQNSVSFTDDVLNGLIKSLVFAFVTTWIAVFQGYDCEPTSEGISRATTKTVVYASLAVLGLDFILTALMFGDF, from the coding sequence ATGCGCAGAAAATCCTTACTCGAACGTGTCCGCCTGCTGGGGCGCTCGGCCATCGACGTATTGGCGGTGCTGGGGCGCTCCTGCCTGTTCCTGTTCCATGCGCTGATCGGCCGTGGCGGCATCGGCGGCGGCTTCCAGCTGCTGACCAAGCAGCTGTACTCGGTGGGCGTGCTGTCGCTGGCGATCATCGTTGTGTCCGGGGTGTTCATCGGCATGGTGCTGGCGCTGCAGGGCTTCAGCATCCTGACCAAGTACGGCTCGGAGCAGGCGGTGGGGCAGATGGTCGCCCTGACCCTGCTGCGTGAGCTCGGCCCGGTGGTAACGGCGTTGCTGTTCGCCGGCCGTGCCGGTTCGGCGCTGACCGCAGAAATCGGCAACATGAAGTCCACCGAGCAGTTGTCGAGCCTTGAAATGATCGGCGTCGACCCGCTCAAGTACATCGTCGCGCCGCGCCTGTGGGCCGGTTTCATCTCGCTGCCGTTGCTGGCGCTGATTTTCAGCGTGGTCGGCATCTGGGGTGGATCGTGGGTGGCGGTGGACTGGCTGGGCGTCTACGAGGGCTCGTTCTGGGCCAACATGCAGAACAGTGTTTCGTTCACCGACGACGTGCTCAACGGGCTGATCAAGAGCCTGGTATTTGCCTTCGTCACGACCTGGATCGCCGTATTCCAGGGGTACGACTGTGAGCCCACCTCAGAAGGGATCAGCCGTGCCACCACCAAGACCGTGGTCTATGCCTCGTTGGCAGTGCTGGGTCTGGACTTTATTCTGACCGCCTTGATGTTTGGAGATTTCTGA
- the mlaD gene encoding outer membrane lipid asymmetry maintenance protein MlaD, producing MQNRTLEIGVGLFLLAGILALLLLALRVSGLSASPSSDTYKVYAYFDNIAGLTVRAKVTMAGVTIGKVTAIDLDRDSYTGRVTLQLDKSVDNLPTDSTASILTAGLLGEKYIGISVGGEDQVLKDGGTIHDTQSALVLEDLIGKFLLNSVGKEPKEAQPAN from the coding sequence ATGCAAAACCGCACCCTGGAAATCGGTGTCGGCCTGTTCCTCCTGGCCGGGATCCTGGCGCTGCTGCTGCTGGCCCTGCGTGTCAGCGGGCTGTCGGCCAGCCCGAGCAGCGATACCTATAAAGTTTATGCCTACTTCGACAATATCGCCGGTTTGACGGTCAGAGCTAAAGTGACCATGGCCGGTGTGACCATCGGCAAGGTTACCGCCATCGATCTGGACCGCGACTCCTACACCGGTCGGGTGACGCTGCAGCTGGACAAGTCGGTGGACAACCTGCCGACCGACTCGACTGCCTCGATCCTGACCGCCGGGTTGCTTGGCGAGAAGTACATCGGCATCAGCGTGGGCGGTGAGGACCAGGTGCTCAAGGACGGCGGGACCATCCACGACACCCAGTCGGCACTGGTGCTGGAAGATCTGATTGGCAAGTTCCTGCTCAACTCCGTTGGCAAGGAACCGAAAGAAGCGCAACCGGCTAATTAA
- a CDS encoding MlaC/ttg2D family ABC transporter substrate-binding protein codes for MISILRRGLLVLLAAFPLLTVAAQTPHDVVQGTTTELLGDLKANKEQYKSNPNAFYDALNRILGPVVDADGISKSIMTVKYSRKATPEQMQRFQENFKRSLMQFYGNALLEYNNQGITVDPAKADDGKRASVGMKVTGNNGAVYPVQYTLENIGGEWKVRNVIVNGINIGKLFRDQFADAMQRNGNDLDKTIDGWAGEVAKAKQAADNSPEKTVK; via the coding sequence ATGATTTCCATCCTGCGACGTGGCCTGCTGGTCCTGCTGGCAGCCTTCCCCCTGCTGACCGTGGCTGCGCAGACGCCACACGATGTGGTTCAGGGCACCACCACTGAACTGCTGGGCGACCTCAAGGCCAACAAGGAACAGTACAAGTCCAACCCCAATGCCTTCTACGATGCGCTGAACCGCATCCTCGGCCCGGTGGTGGACGCTGACGGTATTTCCAAGAGCATCATGACCGTCAAGTACTCGCGCAAGGCCACCCCCGAGCAGATGCAGCGCTTCCAGGAAAACTTCAAGCGCAGCCTGATGCAGTTCTATGGCAATGCCCTGCTCGAGTACAACAACCAGGGCATCACCGTCGACCCGGCCAAGGCTGATGACGGCAAGCGCGCCAGCGTTGGCATGAAGGTCACCGGCAACAACGGTGCCGTGTATCCCGTGCAGTACACGCTGGAGAACATCGGTGGCGAGTGGAAGGTGCGTAACGTGATCGTCAACGGCATCAACATCGGCAAGCTGTTCCGCGACCAGTTCGCCGACGCCATGCAGCGCAATGGCAACGACCTGGACAAGACCATCGACGGCTGGGCCGGCGAAGTGGCGAAGGCCAAGCAGGCCGCCGACAACTCGCCGGAGAAGACCGTCAAATGA
- a CDS encoding STAS domain-containing protein: protein MSEAGVSMAEPGVLRLAGVLDYRSGPVLRKQGKALIAACREAQLVLDCSAVQRSTSVGLSLLLAFMRDAQAAGKGCQVRSMPDDMREIAEVYDLDEVLAT, encoded by the coding sequence ATGAGTGAGGCCGGTGTAAGCATGGCCGAGCCGGGCGTGCTGCGCCTGGCCGGCGTGCTGGACTACCGCAGCGGGCCGGTCCTGCGCAAGCAGGGCAAGGCGCTGATCGCGGCATGCCGCGAGGCGCAGCTGGTGCTCGATTGTTCGGCAGTGCAGCGTTCCACCAGTGTCGGCCTGTCGTTGCTGCTGGCCTTCATGCGCGATGCCCAGGCCGCCGGCAAGGGTTGTCAGGTGCGCAGCATGCCGGACGACATGCGGGAAATTGCCGAGGTCTATGACCTCGATGAAGTGCTGGCAACCTGA
- a CDS encoding BolA family protein produces the protein MQAVEVKSFLEEKLPGSRVEVEGEGCNFQLNVISDELAGLSPVKRQQAIYAHLNPWIANGSIHAVTMKFFSSAAWAERT, from the coding sequence ATGCAGGCCGTAGAAGTTAAAAGCTTCCTTGAAGAGAAATTGCCGGGTTCCCGGGTCGAAGTTGAAGGCGAAGGCTGCAACTTCCAGTTGAACGTGATCAGCGACGAGTTGGCTGGCCTGAGCCCGGTCAAACGCCAGCAGGCGATCTATGCTCACCTGAATCCGTGGATCGCCAATGGCAGCATCCATGCGGTAACCATGAAATTTTTCAGCAGCGCAGCCTGGGCTGAGCGCACCTGA
- the murA gene encoding UDP-N-acetylglucosamine 1-carboxyvinyltransferase, translating to MDKLIITGGACLDGEIRISGAKNAALPILAATLLADGPVTVGNLPHLHDITTMIELFGRMGIEPVIDEKLAVEIDPRTIKTLVAPYELVKTMRASILVLGPMVARFGEAEVALPGGCAIGSRPVDLHIRGLEAMGAKIEVEGGYIKAKAPEGGLRGAHFFFDTVSVTGTENIMMAAALAKGRSVLQNAAREPEVVDLANFINAMGGKVQGAGTDTIVIDGVERLHSANYRVMPDRIETGTYLVAAAVTGGRVKVKDTDPTILEAVLEKLKEAGADINTGEDWIELDMHGKRPKAVNLRTAPYPAFPTDMQAQFISLNAIAEGTGAVIETIFENRFMHVYEMHRMGAQIQVEGNTAIVTGVKALKGAPVMATDLRASASLVLSALVAEGDTLIDRIYHIDRGYECIEEKLQMLGAKIRRVPG from the coding sequence ATGGACAAACTGATTATTACTGGCGGCGCTTGCCTTGATGGCGAGATCCGCATTTCGGGCGCGAAGAACGCAGCCTTGCCAATTCTGGCGGCGACCCTGCTGGCCGACGGCCCGGTCACCGTGGGCAACCTGCCGCACCTGCACGACATCACCACCATGATCGAGCTCTTCGGCCGCATGGGCATCGAGCCGGTGATCGACGAAAAGCTGGCGGTCGAGATTGACCCTCGCACCATCAAGACACTGGTTGCACCTTACGAGCTGGTCAAGACCATGCGCGCCTCGATTCTGGTGCTGGGCCCGATGGTTGCCCGTTTCGGCGAGGCCGAAGTGGCCCTGCCTGGCGGTTGCGCCATTGGTTCGCGCCCGGTCGACCTGCACATCCGTGGCCTCGAGGCCATGGGCGCGAAGATCGAAGTCGAAGGCGGCTACATCAAGGCCAAGGCACCTGAGGGTGGCCTGCGCGGTGCGCACTTCTTCTTCGACACCGTCAGCGTGACCGGTACCGAGAACATCATGATGGCCGCTGCCCTGGCCAAGGGCCGCAGCGTACTGCAGAACGCCGCCCGCGAGCCGGAAGTGGTCGACCTGGCCAACTTCATCAACGCCATGGGCGGCAAGGTCCAGGGCGCTGGTACCGACACCATCGTCATCGATGGCGTCGAGCGCCTGCACTCGGCCAACTACCGCGTGATGCCGGACCGTATCGAGACCGGTACCTACCTGGTTGCCGCTGCCGTGACCGGCGGCCGCGTCAAGGTCAAGGACACCGACCCGACCATCCTTGAAGCCGTACTGGAAAAACTCAAGGAAGCCGGCGCCGACATCAACACTGGCGAAGACTGGATCGAGCTGGACATGCACGGCAAACGGCCGAAAGCCGTCAACCTGCGTACCGCCCCGTACCCGGCGTTCCCGACCGACATGCAGGCGCAGTTCATCTCGCTCAACGCCATTGCCGAAGGCACCGGTGCAGTGATCGAGACGATCTTCGAAAACCGCTTCATGCACGTCTACGAAATGCACCGCATGGGCGCGCAGATCCAGGTCGAAGGCAACACTGCCATCGTCACTGGCGTCAAGGCGCTGAAGGGTGCCCCGGTAATGGCCACCGACCTGCGTGCTTCCGCCAGCCTGGTGCTGTCGGCGCTGGTAGCCGAAGGCGATACCCTGATCGATCGCATCTACCACATCGACCGTGGTTACGAGTGCATCGAAGAAAAACTGCAGATGCTGGGCGCGAAGATCCGTCGCGTACCGGGCTAG
- the hisG gene encoding ATP phosphoribosyltransferase produces the protein MLTIALSKGRILDDTLPLLAEAGIVPTENPDKSRKLIIPTTQDDVRLLIVRATDVPTYVEHGAADLGVAGKDVLMEYGGQGLYEPLDLQIARCKLMTAGVVGAPEPKGRLRVATKFVNVAKRYYAEQGRQVDIIKLYGSMELAPLINLADKIIDVVDTGNTLRANGLEPQELIATISSRLVVNKASMKMQHARIQSLIDTLRGAVESRHRG, from the coding sequence ATGTTGACCATCGCGCTTTCCAAAGGCCGTATTCTCGACGATACCCTGCCGTTGCTGGCCGAGGCCGGTATCGTGCCGACCGAGAACCCGGACAAGAGCCGCAAACTGATCATCCCCACCACGCAGGACGATGTGCGCCTGCTGATCGTGCGTGCGACCGACGTGCCGACCTATGTCGAGCATGGTGCCGCCGACCTGGGTGTGGCCGGCAAGGATGTGCTGATGGAGTACGGCGGCCAGGGCCTTTACGAGCCCCTGGACCTGCAGATTGCCCGTTGCAAGCTGATGACCGCTGGCGTGGTCGGCGCACCCGAGCCCAAGGGCCGTCTGCGCGTGGCTACCAAGTTCGTCAACGTAGCCAAGCGCTACTACGCCGAACAGGGCCGCCAGGTCGACATCATCAAGCTGTACGGCTCGATGGAACTGGCTCCGTTGATCAACCTCGCCGACAAGATCATCGACGTGGTCGACACCGGCAACACCCTGCGTGCCAACGGCCTGGAGCCCCAGGAACTGATCGCCACGATCAGCTCGCGCCTGGTGGTCAACAAGGCCTCCATGAAAATGCAGCACGCCCGTATCCAGAGCCTGATCGACACGCTGCGCGGAGCGGTCGAATCGCGACACCGCGGCTGA